In Gammaproteobacteria bacterium, one genomic interval encodes:
- a CDS encoding GDP-4-dehydro-6-deoxy-D-mannose reductase — translation MVTRALITGITGMVGSHLAEFLLTETDWDIYGMYRWRSPLDNLSNLIGRINTRDRVHLLYGELRDTLSVQDVVHKAKPDYVFHLAAQSYPRTSFEAPLDTLDTNIIGTARVLEALRRSVPDAIVHVCASSEVFGRVPKEKLPIHEECSFHPASPYAISKVGTDLLGRYYAEAYNMTVMTTRMFTHTGPRRGDVFAESTFAKQIAMIEKDMIPPVVKVGNLQSLRTIADVRDAVRAYYLLVTINPIPGAYYNIGGCHSCTIGEILNMLISMSPRKEDIRIEVDPERLRPIDADLQVPDTTKFSQHTGWAPLIPFEQTIHDLLSYWRERVTQSGYNFITR, via the coding sequence ATGGTAACTCGCGCACTGATTACCGGAATTACCGGTATGGTTGGTTCACATCTCGCTGAATTCCTGTTGACTGAAACCGATTGGGATATTTATGGGATGTATCGTTGGCGCAGCCCTCTGGATAATCTGTCCAATCTTATTGGTCGGATCAATACGAGAGACCGTGTTCATCTGCTCTACGGTGAGCTGCGCGACACCTTGTCGGTACAGGATGTAGTCCACAAGGCCAAACCGGACTATGTATTCCATCTCGCTGCGCAAAGCTATCCACGCACCAGCTTTGAAGCACCGTTGGATACCCTCGATACCAATATTATCGGGACTGCTCGCGTACTAGAGGCTTTGCGTAGGTCGGTACCCGATGCCATCGTCCATGTCTGTGCCTCTTCCGAAGTATTTGGACGTGTCCCAAAAGAAAAGCTGCCTATCCACGAAGAATGCTCTTTTCATCCTGCATCACCCTATGCCATATCGAAGGTTGGTACCGATCTGCTCGGACGTTATTATGCCGAGGCGTATAACATGACGGTCATGACCACGCGGATGTTTACTCACACCGGACCACGGCGTGGTGATGTCTTTGCCGAATCTACGTTTGCCAAACAGATCGCAATGATTGAAAAGGATATGATTCCACCAGTGGTCAAGGTTGGAAATCTTCAATCGCTACGAACTATTGCTGATGTGCGTGATGCGGTGCGTGCCTATTATCTACTGGTAACAATTAATCCAATACCTGGCGCCTATTATAATATTGGCGGCTGTCATTCCTGCACCATTGGCGAGATATTAAATATGCTAATTTCGATGTCGCCACGCAAGGAAGATATCCGCATTGAAGTTGACCCGGAACGACTTCGCCCCATTGATGCTGATCTCCAGGTCCCCGATACCACTAAATTCTCACAACATACCGGTTGGGCACCACTCATTCCCTTCGAGCAGACCATTCATGATTTACTCTCCTATTGGCGGGAGCGGGTGACTCAATCTGGGTATAATTTCATTACACGATAG
- the dfp gene encoding fused 4'-phosphopantothenoylcysteine decarboxylase and phosphopantothenoylcysteine synthetase produces the protein MSPLSDKKILLGVSGGIAAYKTPELVRRLRDAGATVRVVMTHAATAFITPLTLQATSANPVHTELLDPAAEAGMGHIELSRWADVILIAPATADLMARLTAGLADDLLTTLCLASPALLCLAPAMNHVMWAAPATTTNRDILLSRGVRLFGPAEGKQACGEIGTGRMEEPNDLVRALEVLFSTPPLLAGRRVLVTAGPTREAIDPVRFLSNRSSGKMGYAIAAAAVAMGAQVTLVTGPTALPTPGAVTRIDVVSAQEMRDAVLNRMDTCEIFIACAAVADYRPIAAAPQKIKKKGESPLTLVLERTDDILAMVGNLPHRPFTVGFAAETENLETNAQDKLHRKGVDMIAANWVGGATGFESDDNALQVYWIGGQGDLPRARKSVLARSLLEIIVERLSSKDAPKPISAIDPLAPMNVHDS, from the coding sequence ATGAGCCCCTTGTCTGATAAGAAAATTTTACTCGGTGTTAGCGGCGGTATTGCGGCCTATAAGACCCCGGAACTTGTCCGTCGCCTACGTGACGCTGGTGCAACGGTTCGCGTGGTCATGACCCATGCCGCGACGGCCTTTATCACCCCCCTCACCCTCCAGGCGACTTCTGCCAATCCGGTTCACACGGAATTGTTAGACCCAGCCGCAGAGGCAGGTATGGGACACATCGAGTTATCCCGATGGGCAGACGTCATCCTAATCGCCCCTGCCACCGCCGATTTGATGGCACGTCTTACCGCAGGACTGGCAGACGACCTGTTGACGACTCTATGCCTGGCATCACCGGCGCTCCTGTGCCTAGCCCCGGCCATGAATCATGTTATGTGGGCGGCCCCAGCCACTACGACCAATCGCGATATCCTCCTCTCTCGTGGGGTACGCCTGTTCGGTCCGGCCGAGGGGAAACAGGCCTGCGGCGAAATCGGCACCGGACGAATGGAAGAGCCTAACGACTTGGTGCGTGCCTTGGAGGTGTTGTTTTCTACCCCTCCCCTGCTCGCCGGACGGCGGGTCCTGGTCACTGCCGGTCCAACCCGTGAAGCCATCGATCCGGTACGTTTTCTGAGCAATCGCAGTTCCGGGAAAATGGGCTACGCAATTGCGGCAGCGGCAGTGGCAATGGGCGCCCAAGTAACCCTAGTAACGGGCCCCACGGCTTTACCCACTCCTGGAGCGGTTACTCGGATCGATGTGGTCTCCGCGCAAGAGATGCGGGATGCGGTACTCAACCGGATGGATACCTGCGAAATTTTCATCGCCTGCGCTGCGGTAGCGGATTATCGTCCGATTGCAGCTGCCCCTCAAAAGATCAAAAAGAAGGGAGAGAGCCCCCTCACCCTAGTATTGGAGCGCACCGACGATATTCTGGCCATGGTCGGTAATCTCCCCCACCGGCCATTTACGGTAGGCTTCGCTGCGGAGACGGAGAATCTCGAAACCAACGCCCAGGATAAACTCCACCGCAAAGGGGTAGACATGATTGCCGCCAATTGGGTGGGCGGCGCTACCGGTTTCGAAAGTGACGACAACGCCCTCCAGGTCTATTGGATAGGTGGGCAAGGCGACCTCCCGCGCGCAAGGAAATCAGTGCTAGCGCGTTCCCTGTTGGAAATAATCGTCGAGCGATTGTCCTCAAAAGATGCCCCCAAACCAATATCCGCGATAGACCCCCTGGCCCCCATGAACGTCCACGATTCTTAA
- a CDS encoding methyl-accepting chemotaxis protein: MINIHTISIRQLMTSLVALISIFMLGLMIMVWQKSHEINDDLRSLTEFGQTASMVKDIRYHTVQVQQFLTDAALTHESDGITEARNHARAAQTLFDQLGTIEPTEQTHLQAAANDLKAMLQIGEEMVDAYLKNGMEAGNILMKRPNTGFDDRSLQVQRGVERLVQNLEGKLKQQGNDVFSGGQALVTRSAEIQILVSTVILMGSLLALFLIRNQVKKLIESLDEAFSALSRGDLTFHMDATANGEIGQISRIFNNFIKRFEETVRDFLRINDQISSATAENYINAHDTANGVEKQSQQIHEMAAAATQINSTITYLANNAIAASEAAREVADLVQCGNTSISASIDSMQQIMLRSEESALVLELLGQRSTEIGKIAEVIKEIAAQTNLLALNAAIEAARAGEQGRGFAVVADEVRQLAVKTAQATGKITEMIKGVQNEAQRSVTSMRAVTEGVTQGVALIKNAGDTLQQITTHSSSVANRMMDIAAATEEQSTTTQHLSQNIETVAKVAQKIANRAQQDALAADALATSVIGELDTIVQRYRLEQDEVHLEGAALEQMLHSVPPLVHWEDDLSVGISRVDEQHKILISLINRLHAAMKKRMSTTVTGEILKQLVDYTKTHFSMEEEMFKRYRYPEPEYSHHLQAHATFVKTLEEIHQKFLRGDESVGIKILNFLRQWLIEHIKGTDKKYVPFLLQQGIK; the protein is encoded by the coding sequence ATGATAAACATCCACACGATAAGTATTCGTCAGTTAATGACCAGCTTAGTCGCATTGATCTCCATTTTCATGTTGGGATTAATGATCATGGTCTGGCAAAAGTCCCATGAGATTAACGATGACTTAAGAAGTCTTACCGAATTTGGGCAGACAGCATCAATGGTAAAGGATATTCGTTACCACACCGTACAGGTCCAACAATTTCTTACCGATGCCGCACTCACCCATGAGTCTGACGGGATTACCGAAGCACGTAACCACGCCCGTGCCGCCCAAACGCTCTTCGATCAACTAGGAACAATCGAGCCCACGGAACAAACACACCTTCAAGCAGCGGCCAATGACCTCAAAGCGATGCTTCAAATAGGCGAGGAAATGGTTGATGCCTATCTGAAGAACGGTATGGAAGCGGGTAATATCTTAATGAAACGGCCGAATACCGGCTTCGACGATCGTTCCCTTCAAGTCCAAAGAGGAGTGGAGCGCCTGGTTCAGAATTTAGAAGGGAAACTAAAACAACAAGGCAATGATGTTTTCAGTGGAGGCCAGGCCCTAGTCACCAGGTCCGCCGAGATCCAAATATTGGTTTCTACCGTCATCCTCATGGGTAGCCTATTAGCCCTATTCCTTATTAGAAATCAAGTTAAGAAACTCATTGAAAGCCTGGATGAGGCGTTTTCCGCACTTTCCAGAGGGGACCTAACTTTTCATATGGACGCTACGGCAAATGGTGAAATTGGACAAATCTCCCGGATATTTAACAATTTTATCAAACGATTTGAAGAAACCGTCCGAGATTTTCTAAGGATTAACGATCAAATATCTTCGGCAACCGCTGAAAATTACATTAACGCCCACGATACTGCGAATGGCGTTGAGAAACAATCACAACAGATTCATGAAATGGCCGCCGCCGCGACCCAGATTAATTCTACGATCACCTATCTGGCCAACAATGCAATAGCTGCCTCTGAGGCAGCCCGGGAGGTAGCCGACTTAGTACAGTGTGGAAACACATCTATTAGCGCGTCGATCGATAGTATGCAACAAATAATGTTGCGCTCTGAGGAATCAGCCCTGGTGTTAGAATTATTGGGACAACGCTCCACTGAAATCGGAAAGATCGCCGAGGTCATTAAGGAGATTGCGGCACAAACCAATCTTCTCGCCCTCAACGCAGCCATCGAAGCGGCCCGCGCCGGTGAGCAAGGGCGCGGTTTTGCGGTCGTTGCCGATGAAGTACGTCAATTGGCCGTAAAAACCGCTCAGGCCACTGGCAAGATCACTGAAATGATTAAGGGGGTTCAAAATGAAGCCCAACGTTCAGTAACCTCTATGCGGGCAGTAACTGAAGGAGTAACGCAGGGGGTAGCCCTTATTAAGAATGCCGGTGATACCCTCCAGCAAATTACTACCCATAGTAGTTCCGTAGCCAATCGCATGATGGATATTGCTGCCGCCACCGAGGAACAATCAACCACGACCCAACATCTCTCCCAAAACATCGAAACAGTCGCCAAGGTAGCTCAAAAAATTGCCAATCGTGCGCAACAGGACGCCCTGGCAGCCGATGCTCTAGCCACATCCGTCATTGGAGAATTGGATACTATTGTTCAACGTTATCGATTAGAGCAGGACGAGGTACATCTGGAGGGAGCGGCATTGGAACAAATGCTTCACTCCGTTCCCCCCTTAGTTCATTGGGAGGATGATTTGAGTGTGGGTATTTCCCGTGTCGATGAACAACATAAAATTCTTATCTCTCTCATCAATCGCCTTCATGCCGCCATGAAGAAACGGATGAGCACAACTGTGACCGGCGAGATCCTCAAACAATTGGTAGATTACACTAAGACTCATTTCTCCATGGAGGAAGAGATGTTTAAACGTTATCGCTATCCAGAACCTGAGTATTCCCATCACCTCCAAGCTCACGCCACTTTCGTCAAAACCCTTGAGGAGATCCATCAGAAATTTTTGCGTGGCGATGAGTCTGTAGGTATCAAAATCCTCAATTTCTTACGACAGTGGCTAATCGAGCATATCAAGGGGACTGACAAGAAATACGTGCCGTTCCTTTTGCAGCAGGGAATCAAATAG
- a CDS encoding phosphomannomutase / phosphoglucomutase — protein MKIPSLTKKTLPATEDPSPKAPPAKDAPPQKGRSLTSFLMATVLCVLVIAVTGVILLLLEEDQVERQNQQQSAQIATALATELAFFVQTQTSLLEAIVQDPTLVQLFTANDNIALDARAAELTYLFPGALRVRLLRPGTVQTDEKIHPALGYAALALLRETEAGRIPSVEVHLSVGGNRNIAITRPVRDTSDKRILGHVLVQSSVDSLPHLLDPVARGENLVVLVQTGDRREVTLYHKGDNQETATAPNVVRKEIPGTHWRLSYRSNSHGGEDQTLQIGGLLGVIAVVVILAFLWVQRTFNKALNDDLSAIVTTIRELRNERSAAPYSAHFAAVSGTLEVIQRLFQTPATQQPKAKVVTAASLGVLPKQEVKPSLAPPVQAPVDPTPPQVTGATSSPPPSVPQPISAPTPAPVSASPLAAAPATVSAPAQVLASAPPAAPAPTRVAPLPLVLLDLDSAPPEAPTPTLSPPVVSTPSTALPTLGLSLLDLDFSDLAPGNKATVTLPVAAASSSRSSDLSLLNPGFPTPASEEDEEAITYPSDLTSASASLSPEIFRAYDIRGIVDDSLTAEGVYTIGRAIGSEAHERGQQSVVVARDGRVSALRLVNALISGMRATGCNVIDIGQVPTPLLYFATHFLETHAGVMLTASHNPPQWNGMKVVLGGETLSEEGIQRLYQRIEADQFVTGDGNLQTMDVIPEYLSQITTDIQLQRPLRLVVDGGNGVAGALASRLYRSLNCEVEELFCEVDGNFPHHQPDPSQPQNLRDLIDVVKARQADLGIALDGDGDRLVVVAGNGAIIWPDRLMMLFAGDFLPRNPGATVVFDVKSSPHLPRTIKKYGGRPLMWKTGHSLIKAKMKEAGALLGGEMSGHIFFKERWFGFDDGLYAGARLLELLSHHEHPPTDVFAKLPDAAISTPELRLDLPEGESNRLMKALALTRTRITGAEITNIDGLRADFEEGWGLVRASNTTPSLVFRFEASTPQTLRRVQDEFRRILLEVGPGLKLPF, from the coding sequence ATGAAAATTCCATCACTTACCAAAAAGACTCTGCCTGCTACAGAAGATCCTTCTCCGAAGGCTCCTCCCGCGAAGGACGCACCTCCTCAGAAAGGACGGTCGCTCACTTCTTTTCTCATGGCGACAGTGCTGTGCGTCTTGGTTATTGCAGTAACCGGCGTCATTCTCCTTCTGCTAGAGGAGGATCAGGTCGAACGCCAGAATCAACAACAATCCGCCCAGATTGCGACGGCCCTGGCCACAGAATTGGCCTTCTTCGTACAGACGCAGACCTCGCTCCTGGAAGCCATTGTCCAAGACCCGACGCTGGTCCAACTCTTTACGGCAAATGACAATATCGCCCTAGATGCCCGAGCGGCAGAGCTTACCTACTTATTTCCTGGGGCTCTCCGGGTACGTCTATTGCGTCCTGGTACCGTTCAAACCGATGAAAAGATTCATCCTGCGTTAGGTTACGCGGCATTGGCACTATTACGTGAAACCGAGGCTGGACGAATCCCTTCGGTGGAAGTCCATCTTTCCGTTGGCGGGAATCGCAATATCGCGATTACTCGGCCAGTACGTGACACCTCCGATAAACGTATTCTGGGGCATGTTCTGGTCCAATCCTCGGTAGATTCGCTGCCTCATCTGCTAGACCCAGTCGCACGCGGGGAGAATCTCGTTGTCTTGGTACAGACTGGGGATCGTCGGGAGGTTACGCTTTATCACAAAGGAGATAATCAAGAGACCGCCACCGCCCCGAATGTGGTACGCAAGGAAATTCCTGGTACACACTGGAGACTATCCTACCGCAGTAATTCTCACGGTGGTGAGGATCAAACTCTACAAATTGGTGGATTGTTGGGCGTAATCGCTGTAGTGGTCATCCTGGCTTTTTTGTGGGTACAACGTACCTTTAACAAGGCATTAAATGACGACCTCTCAGCCATTGTCACCACGATTAGAGAATTGCGTAATGAGCGTTCCGCCGCCCCATATTCGGCGCATTTCGCTGCGGTGTCTGGTACCTTGGAAGTTATTCAGCGTCTCTTTCAGACGCCAGCGACTCAGCAACCTAAGGCAAAGGTAGTAACCGCCGCGAGTCTCGGTGTTCTCCCCAAGCAAGAGGTGAAACCCTCTCTGGCGCCTCCGGTCCAGGCACCCGTTGACCCCACGCCACCGCAAGTCACGGGAGCAACGTCATCGCCGCCCCCATCGGTGCCGCAACCAATCTCAGCGCCAACCCCAGCCCCGGTATCAGCCTCGCCATTGGCAGCGGCACCCGCCACCGTTTCCGCGCCCGCGCAGGTACTCGCCTCCGCCCCCCCTGCTGCCCCAGCACCAACTCGGGTGGCACCGCTCCCTCTGGTTCTCCTGGACTTGGACAGTGCCCCCCCCGAGGCACCCACACCTACGCTCAGTCCTCCGGTGGTTTCCACCCCGTCAACAGCGCTGCCCACACTGGGCTTGTCCCTATTGGACCTGGACTTCTCTGACTTGGCCCCCGGCAATAAGGCGACCGTTACCCTCCCGGTCGCTGCGGCGTCTTCTTCGCGGTCCTCAGACCTGAGCCTTCTGAATCCGGGCTTCCCCACGCCGGCTTCCGAGGAGGACGAGGAAGCCATTACGTACCCCTCCGACCTTACCTCTGCCTCGGCTTCCCTATCCCCTGAAATTTTCCGGGCCTACGACATTCGAGGGATAGTAGATGACTCTCTAACTGCGGAGGGGGTCTACACCATCGGTCGTGCCATTGGCTCAGAGGCCCACGAACGTGGCCAACAGAGCGTCGTCGTAGCACGCGATGGACGTGTCTCGGCACTACGACTCGTCAACGCCCTCATCAGTGGAATGCGCGCCACGGGGTGCAATGTCATTGATATTGGGCAGGTTCCAACCCCGCTGCTGTACTTTGCCACCCACTTTTTGGAGACCCATGCCGGGGTCATGCTGACCGCCAGCCACAATCCTCCCCAATGGAATGGGATGAAGGTGGTGTTAGGAGGGGAAACTCTTTCAGAAGAGGGAATTCAACGGTTGTATCAGCGGATCGAGGCGGATCAATTCGTGACCGGAGACGGGAATCTGCAAACCATGGACGTGATCCCCGAATACCTTTCCCAGATCACCACTGATATCCAACTACAGCGGCCCTTACGCCTGGTAGTGGATGGTGGTAACGGCGTGGCGGGTGCCCTGGCCTCCCGGCTCTATCGCTCGCTGAATTGCGAGGTTGAGGAGCTGTTTTGTGAGGTGGATGGAAACTTTCCCCACCACCAGCCTGACCCCAGTCAGCCCCAAAATCTGCGCGACCTCATTGATGTGGTGAAGGCCCGTCAAGCGGACCTCGGCATTGCCCTCGACGGCGACGGTGACCGCTTGGTGGTTGTGGCCGGCAACGGCGCCATCATCTGGCCAGATCGCTTGATGATGCTATTTGCGGGTGATTTCCTACCTAGAAATCCAGGGGCCACTGTTGTATTTGACGTGAAGAGCAGCCCCCATCTCCCGCGCACCATCAAAAAGTACGGAGGGCGGCCTCTGATGTGGAAGACCGGTCACTCCCTCATCAAGGCCAAGATGAAGGAGGCCGGAGCCCTCCTGGGTGGGGAGATGAGTGGCCACATCTTTTTTAAGGAACGCTGGTTCGGCTTTGATGACGGGCTCTACGCCGGTGCGCGGCTCCTGGAACTCCTGTCGCACCACGAACATCCACCCACCGACGTGTTTGCCAAGCTGCCCGATGCTGCCATAAGCACTCCTGAGCTACGGCTGGATCTGCCCGAAGGAGAGAGCAACCGCCTCATGAAGGCGCTAGCCCTAACTCGAACGCGCATCACCGGTGCGGAAATTACCAACATCGATGGCCTACGCGCCGATTTTGAAGAGGGTTGGGGTTTAGTTCGGGCCTCCAATACGACACCATCTTTAGTGTTTCGTTTCGAGGCGAGTACCCCACAAACACTCCGCCGCGTCCAAGATGAGTTTCGACGTATCCTCCTCGAAGTCGGTCCAGGACTTAAATTGCCGTTCTAA
- a CDS encoding hypothetical protein (Evidence 5 : Unknown function), translating to MRTIIIVACQPGSAAALAPVVRALREGAGISCLVFGLEHAAQSWAMLGVTAQTVTSFTEAQPYLAAVQPSMLLTGTSFDAVGDGQFWNWAREQGIPSVAFVDHWINYHQRFSSSPDCPFDCLPGQIAVIDALMARRLIEAGCPEERIIITGHPGWDEFIQRRGYRALGLRQKLAGDSTLILFASEPLARFYGSMGSCNGLGYTERDALTLLFNVLETIAEVRKENYTVAVKPHPREDPLALTDLFVTTHGRVQAKLVEGNRIELASAAEVVVGISSLLLYESALMGRPVVALQPGRVGPSDLVDHHPGILLATDHQQAISALMQALTGEMPTIPAPEPAVPRWMKLIAAQKVTAQVPTTV from the coding sequence ATGCGCACAATAATTATTGTTGCATGCCAACCCGGTAGCGCTGCCGCACTCGCCCCGGTGGTTCGAGCCCTACGGGAAGGGGCAGGAATCTCGTGTTTAGTATTTGGATTGGAACATGCCGCGCAATCCTGGGCGATGTTAGGGGTAACGGCGCAGACGGTAACCTCTTTTACAGAGGCACAACCCTATTTGGCAGCAGTGCAGCCGTCGATGCTACTCACGGGTACTTCCTTCGATGCTGTGGGTGATGGCCAATTTTGGAATTGGGCACGAGAACAAGGAATTCCATCTGTCGCATTTGTAGACCATTGGATCAATTATCATCAGCGTTTCTCTTCCTCTCCTGATTGTCCCTTCGATTGCCTGCCAGGGCAGATTGCCGTTATCGATGCACTCATGGCGAGGCGTCTTATCGAGGCAGGTTGTCCAGAAGAGCGCATTATTATCACTGGCCATCCAGGATGGGATGAGTTTATCCAGAGGCGGGGCTACCGTGCCCTGGGGCTTCGCCAAAAATTAGCGGGGGATAGCACCCTAATTTTGTTTGCTTCCGAACCGCTTGCTCGTTTTTATGGTTCGATGGGTAGCTGCAATGGTTTAGGATATACGGAAAGAGACGCCTTGACCCTCTTATTTAATGTCCTCGAAACAATTGCCGAGGTTCGAAAAGAGAACTATACCGTAGCGGTTAAACCTCATCCCCGTGAAGATCCTCTGGCCCTTACCGATCTATTCGTGACGACTCATGGTCGAGTACAGGCCAAGCTAGTAGAAGGCAATCGCATTGAACTTGCGAGTGCTGCGGAGGTTGTTGTCGGAATAAGTTCTCTGCTGCTTTACGAATCGGCACTTATGGGACGGCCCGTGGTGGCGCTACAACCAGGACGAGTTGGTCCCTCGGATTTGGTCGACCATCATCCCGGTATATTGCTTGCGACCGATCATCAGCAGGCGATATCTGCCTTGATGCAGGCGCTGACCGGGGAAATGCCTACCATCCCTGCGCCGGAACCGGCAGTCCCGCGTTGGATGAAACTCATCGCTGCTCAGAAAGTAACTGCCCAGGTACCGACCACCGTTTGA